In the Acidimicrobiales bacterium genome, CGCTTCGTCCGTGAGGCCGCCGAGGCGCGGGCGCTGGGCTACGCCGGCAAGCTGTGCATCCACCCCTCACAGGTGCCGCTGGCCAACGCTGCCTTCGTGCCGTCCGCCGACGAGGTCGACCGGGCCCGCCGTCTGCTCGCCGCCTACGACGCCGCGGCCGCCGACGGCGTGGCGGCCATCGCCTTCGAGGGCCAGATGGTCGACGAGCCCCTCGCCCGACGGGCCCGGGACCTGCTCGCCGCCGCCGACCGGGCCGGCGAGACCCCTCAGAGCGGTCGGGCGTAGGGCAGTGAGGCGCCGCCCCCGACCGGGTGGAGCTCGATGCGCACCGGCTGGTCGACGCGGACCTCGGTGTGGTCGATCCCGATCACGTTGGTGAGCAGGTGCCACCCCTCGTCCATCGCCACGATGGCGGGGGCGTAGGGCACCACGAACGAGGGCACCGGGGGGCGCCACACGACGGTCCAGCTGTACACCACGCCTCGTCGCGCCGAGGGCTCCCACGCCAGCGACGTCGACCAGCACGCCGAGCAGATCGCGGCCGGGGTGTGCGTCGCCGCTCCGCAGTCCCCGCAGCGCTGGAAGAGCAGCTCGCCGCGGGCGCAGCCCTCCCAGTAGGGACGTGACACCTCCGACGGCGCAGGCGTCGGGATGCCCTCTGGTTGGGGGACGAGCAGGGTCACGGTCGCTCCCTTCCGAGGATCGCGACGTCGGTGAAGAGCGCTCCGGCCCCGCCGCCGGTGCACAGCGCCACCTCGGCGCCCTCGACCTGCATCGATGCGCACGTGCCCCGGAGCTGGTGCACGCCGCGGATGACCCGCTGGAGCAGCTGCACCGCGGCGCCGCCGTGGCTGAACGACATCGTCCCACCGTCGGTCGTCACCGGCCATCGGCCCCCGGGGCCGATGGCGCCGTCCGCCACGAGGTCGGCGCCCTCCCCCTCCCCGCAGAACCCGAACGCCTCGAGCTGGCGGATGATCTCGAAGCTGAACGGGTCGTAGAGCTCGCACACGTCGACGTCGTCGGGTCCGAGGCCGGCGGTGGCGAAGGCGTGGCGGGCCGCCCGCCGCCCGACCCAGCCGGCGACGAGGTCGTCGCCTCGCCGCCCGCCGAGATCGAACGCAGGCGGGTGCTGGTAGGCCGGGCCCATGTGGTCGGTGGTGCCGCCGAGCAGGAACACCGGCGTCGAGGGGAGGTCGGCGGCCCGGTCGGCGCGGGCCAACACGATGGCCGCGCCGCCCTCGCTGGTCATGGCGCAGTCGAGGAGGTGGAAGGGGTCGGCGACCATGCGACTGGCCAGCACGTCGGCGGCGGTGAAGGGCCCTCGACCGGAGTACACCGCATCGGGGTTGACGTGGCCGTTGTTGCGGATCGTCGCGGCCACCTCGGCGAGCGCCTCGGGCTTGGTGCCGTACACGTGCATGTGCCGTCGGGCCATGAGCGCGAACTCGGCGGCGGTGAACATCCCGAAGGGCAGCACGAACTCGTTCGTCGGCCGCGTCCAGGGCGCAGTGGCCGAGTGCTCGCGGTAGGAGCCGGCCTCGCCGGTGGCGTAGAGCACCACGTCGGCCAGGCCGGTGGCGATGGCCGCCGCCCCTTCGAGCAGGGCGGGGATGCCGAGGGCGGACATCGACCGCCACGACGGTCCGGTGCGCGACTGGTAGAGGAAGTCGCTGCCCATGGGGCCGACCACGCCGTCGACGTCGCCCGGGGTGAGCCCGGCGTCGGCCAGCGCACCGAGCGCGGCCTCCATGGTGATGCTGCGACTGTCGTGGCCCTCGAGCACGCGGGCCTGGGCGGTGTTGTGCACGCCGACCACGGCCACGTCGCGGAACGGGTGAGCGCCCATGTGCCTGTCAGCGATCCTCTCCCCGTGTCCCTCACGGCCCCGATCTTTCCTACCATCTCGCAGGTGGAGGGCCCCGTCCGGTGGGGTCGCGACGAGGGGGACATCGATGACACTCGAGCTCGATCCGGAGCTGTTCCTTCCCGAGCCCGAACCGCGTGAGGTTCGCTACACGATCATCTCGGTCGACGACCACGTGGTGGAGCCCGGCTACCTCTTCGAGCGCTACCTCCCGACGGCGTTGCAGGAGCGGGGCCCGCAGATCATCGCCAACGAGCACGGCCAGGAGATCTGGCACTTCGAGGGCCAGACGTTCCTCCAGGTCGGCATGAACGCCATCGCCGGGCGGCGCAAGGAGACGGTGAAGATCGAGCCGACCCGCTTCAGCGAGATGCGCCCCGGCTGCTACGACATCGAGGCCCGAGTCCGCGACATGGACCTCGCCGGGGTCTGGGCCAGCCTCAACTTCCCGTCACAGATCACCGGGTTCTGCGGCCGGGTGTTCTTCGCCGCCGCCGACGTCGAGGTGGGCCAGGCGTGCACGCGGGCCTGGAACGACTGGCTCCACGACGAGTGGTACTCGGCGTACCCCACCCGCATCATCGGTGGCGGCATCGCCTACCTCGCCGACCCGGAGGCCGCGGCCGCAGAGATCCGGCGCAACGCCGCCCGCGGCTTCACGGCGGTGAGCTTCCCCGAGCGCCCCGACAGGATCGGCCTGCCGTCGCTGTGGGATCGCGACCACTGGCGGCCGATCATCGAGGCCTGCGTGGAGACCGACACGGTGATCTGCCTGCACGTCGGGAGCTCGGGCATCCACCAGGGCCCGCCCGGGTCACCGAGCCTCCAGCTCGGGGCCACCCTCTTCAGCTCCGTGGCGTTGATCTCCGCCGCCGAGTGGCTGTGGTCGGGGTGGGCCGTCGAGTACCCGACGGTGAAGATCGCCATGAGCGAGGGCGGCATCGGCTGGGTGGCGATGCTGCTCGACCGGCTCGACAACATCGTCGACCGCTCCGGCTACGGCATGGGCTGGGACGTCCGCCCGGCCGACGTGCTGCAGCGCAACTTCTGGTTCTGCACCCTCGACGACCCGAGCACCATCGACACCCGGTACCGCATCGGGGTCGAGAACATCATGGTGGAGACCGACTACCCCCACGGCGACGGCACCTGGCCGGACGTGCAGTCGGTGATCCACGACGCCTGGGGCCACATCCCCGCCGACGAGCTCCGCATGATGTGCTCGGAGAACGCCGCGGCGCTGTTCCGCCACCCGCTGCCCGACGTCGTGCTGCCCTGAGGTCACCTCCCGACCCGTAGCACGCGTGCTACATTGACCCCCGTGAGCAGAGAACTGACCCAGCGGGAGCTGCGGAACGAGAGCGGCGAGATCATGCGCCAGCTCGACGAGGGCCAGACCTTCGTGGTGACCCGCAACGGCGTGCCGGTGGGGGAGCTCACACCGCTGCGGCGCCGTCGTTTCGTCACCGCCGAGGCCGCCGTGGCGCTGTTCCGGGGCGCCCCGAAGGTCGACTACGACCGGTTCCGGGCCGACCTCGACGAGGTCGTGAGCCAGGATCCCGAGCCCCGTGGCTGAACCCGGCCGCCCGGCTCGCGGTCTGCTCGACACCTCGGTCGTGATCGACCTGGATGAGATCGAGCCCTCGTCGCTCCCCGTCGAGGTCGCCGTGAGTGCGCTGACGATGGCGGAACTGGCGGCCGGCCCTCATGCGGCCGGCGACGCCCAGGAGCGGGCCCGTCGCCAGGACCGGTTGCAGCGGGCGGAGGCGGCCTTCGACCCACTCCCGTTCGACAGCGACGCCGCCCGGGCCTACGGACGCGTCTACGCGGTCGTCGTCGCGGCCGGGTGCAAGGCGCGTGGTGCTCGCGCGGTCGATCTGCTCATTGCCGCCACCGCCTGCGCCGCCGGGTTGCCCCTCTACACCCGCAACGGCGCCGACTTCGAGGCCCTCGGGGACCTCGTCGACGTCGTGGTCGTCTGATCGGGACCACGGTCAGCGGGTCTCCCCGTCGCCCGCCGGGCCTCGCTGAGTGCGTGGCGTCTAACGTCGGGGGGACAGCACGCGGAGGGGGAACCATGCGAGCGGAAGATCTGATCCTGGTCAGCGTCGACGACCACATCTGTGAGCCGGCGGACATGTTCGAGGGCCACGTGCCGGCGAAGTACCGCGAGCACGTGCCGGTGGTGCGCGACGAGAAGGGCGGCGACGTCCAGCAGTGGTACTACGGCGACATCCGGGGACGGAACCTCGGGTTGAACGCGGTGGCCGGCAAGCCACCCGAGCTCTACAACGTCGACGCCCTGCGCTACGACTCGATGCGTCCCGGTTGCTACGACGTGCACGAGCGGGTGCGCGACATGAACGCCGGCGGCCAGCTCGCCGGGATGAACTTCCCCAACTGGACCGGATTCGCCGGCCAGGTGCTGAACCAGGGGCCCGACGCCGACGTCAACGAGGTCATGGTGCGGGCCTACAACGACTGGCACCTCGACACCTGGTGCGCGACCTACCCCGACCGCTTCATCCCCCTCGGCATCGTGCCGTGGTTCGACGTCGAACGCGCCGCCGCCGAGGTCGAGCGTCTCGCCGGCAAGGGCTGCCACGCCATCACCTTCCCGGAGAACCCCGAACCGTGGGGCTTCCCGTCGTTGCACACCGACCACTGGGACCGGCTGTTCGCCACCTGCCAGGACCTCGGCACGGTGATCTGCCTGCACATCGGCTCGTCGGGCAAGAGCGCCTTCACCTCCCACGACGCCCCGCCCAGCGTGGCGATGACCCTCTCCGGGGTGGGCTCGGCCTACGCCGCCGGCGACCTGGTGTGGGGCAACTGGTGGGAGCGGTTCCCCCGGCTGCGCTTCGCGCTCTCGGAGGGCGACATCGGGTGGCTGCCCCACTTCCTCCAGCGCGCCGACCACGTCTACCGCCGTCACCAGGGGTGGACGAAGGCCCGCATGCCCGAGGGGACGCTTCCCTCGGAGGCGTTCCTCGAACGGGTCTACGTGTGCTTCATCCAGGACCCGGTGGGCGCCGAGCTGCTGGGCCACCTCGACGAGGACATGGTGTGCTGGGAGTCGGACTACCCGCACTCCGACTCGACGTGGCCCAACGCCCCCGAGGCGCTCATGGAGACGGTCGCCGCGGGGCTCACCGACGCCCAGGCCGACAAGGTCTTCCACCTCAACGCCATGCGGGCCTTCCGGTTCGACCCGTTCGCCACCCGACCCCGCGAGAGCTGCACCGTGGCGGCGCTGCGGGCCGAGTCGCCCGACGTCGACACGGTCACCCGGGTCGGTCGGCTGGCCGACGAGCGCGACCTCGCCACCTGGCAGAGCTACGCCCCGCCGGCTCCCGCCCGCGTCGGCTGACCGCCGGGTCCGACGCACCATGGCCTTCAGCC is a window encoding:
- a CDS encoding thiolase family protein, coding for MGAHPFRDVAVVGVHNTAQARVLEGHDSRSITMEAALGALADAGLTPGDVDGVVGPMGSDFLYQSRTGPSWRSMSALGIPALLEGAAAIATGLADVVLYATGEAGSYREHSATAPWTRPTNEFVLPFGMFTAAEFALMARRHMHVYGTKPEALAEVAATIRNNGHVNPDAVYSGRGPFTAADVLASRMVADPFHLLDCAMTSEGGAAIVLARADRAADLPSTPVFLLGGTTDHMGPAYQHPPAFDLGGRRGDDLVAGWVGRRAARHAFATAGLGPDDVDVCELYDPFSFEIIRQLEAFGFCGEGEGADLVADGAIGPGGRWPVTTDGGTMSFSHGGAAVQLLQRVIRGVHQLRGTCASMQVEGAEVALCTGGGAGALFTDVAILGRERP
- a CDS encoding OB-fold domain-containing protein, translated to MTLLVPQPEGIPTPAPSEVSRPYWEGCARGELLFQRCGDCGAATHTPAAICSACWSTSLAWEPSARRGVVYSWTVVWRPPVPSFVVPYAPAIVAMDEGWHLLTNVIGIDHTEVRVDQPVRIELHPVGGGASLPYARPL
- a CDS encoding type II toxin-antitoxin system prevent-host-death family antitoxin; its protein translation is MSRELTQRELRNESGEIMRQLDEGQTFVVTRNGVPVGELTPLRRRRFVTAEAAVALFRGAPKVDYDRFRADLDEVVSQDPEPRG
- a CDS encoding type II toxin-antitoxin system VapC family toxin → MAEPGRPARGLLDTSVVIDLDEIEPSSLPVEVAVSALTMAELAAGPHAAGDAQERARRQDRLQRAEAAFDPLPFDSDAARAYGRVYAVVVAAGCKARGARAVDLLIAATACAAGLPLYTRNGADFEALGDLVDVVVV
- a CDS encoding amidohydrolase is translated as MRAEDLILVSVDDHICEPADMFEGHVPAKYREHVPVVRDEKGGDVQQWYYGDIRGRNLGLNAVAGKPPELYNVDALRYDSMRPGCYDVHERVRDMNAGGQLAGMNFPNWTGFAGQVLNQGPDADVNEVMVRAYNDWHLDTWCATYPDRFIPLGIVPWFDVERAAAEVERLAGKGCHAITFPENPEPWGFPSLHTDHWDRLFATCQDLGTVICLHIGSSGKSAFTSHDAPPSVAMTLSGVGSAYAAGDLVWGNWWERFPRLRFALSEGDIGWLPHFLQRADHVYRRHQGWTKARMPEGTLPSEAFLERVYVCFIQDPVGAELLGHLDEDMVCWESDYPHSDSTWPNAPEALMETVAAGLTDAQADKVFHLNAMRAFRFDPFATRPRESCTVAALRAESPDVDTVTRVGRLADERDLATWQSYAPPAPARVG
- a CDS encoding amidohydrolase gives rise to the protein MTLELDPELFLPEPEPREVRYTIISVDDHVVEPGYLFERYLPTALQERGPQIIANEHGQEIWHFEGQTFLQVGMNAIAGRRKETVKIEPTRFSEMRPGCYDIEARVRDMDLAGVWASLNFPSQITGFCGRVFFAAADVEVGQACTRAWNDWLHDEWYSAYPTRIIGGGIAYLADPEAAAAEIRRNAARGFTAVSFPERPDRIGLPSLWDRDHWRPIIEACVETDTVICLHVGSSGIHQGPPGSPSLQLGATLFSSVALISAAEWLWSGWAVEYPTVKIAMSEGGIGWVAMLLDRLDNIVDRSGYGMGWDVRPADVLQRNFWFCTLDDPSTIDTRYRIGVENIMVETDYPHGDGTWPDVQSVIHDAWGHIPADELRMMCSENAAALFRHPLPDVVLP